A single genomic interval of Halomonas sp. GT harbors:
- a CDS encoding UTP--glucose-1-phosphate uridylyltransferase, whose translation MTQVRKAIIPVAGFGTRLLPISKAIPKEMVPVVDRPLIQHVVEEALAAGINEIILVTRAGKSAIEDHFDAHFELEHSLASKGKDALLETLSAISPKKLKVTSVRQPNAKGLGHAIFCAAHLLDKDEPFAVILPDVLVKPQVGSNACDLGSMVGRWDANDASQIMVEAVPKEDVYRYGIVDCDEPAAGESANMRGVVEKPSPEEAPSRLSVIGRYVLPYRIMELLRDQPPGAGNEIQLTDAIDRLMQEGKTVQAFRMHGRTFDCGHIEGWLKANTTLAREAGYEV comes from the coding sequence ATGACTCAAGTGCGCAAAGCGATTATTCCGGTAGCTGGTTTTGGCACACGCCTTCTGCCCATCAGCAAAGCGATCCCTAAGGAGATGGTGCCTGTTGTGGATCGTCCACTGATTCAGCATGTGGTAGAAGAAGCGCTGGCGGCGGGTATCAATGAAATAATCTTGGTGACGCGAGCGGGTAAATCAGCCATAGAAGACCACTTTGATGCCCACTTTGAACTTGAGCATTCACTTGCCAGTAAGGGAAAAGATGCGTTACTGGAAACACTGTCTGCTATTTCTCCCAAAAAACTCAAAGTGACCAGTGTCCGCCAGCCCAATGCAAAAGGTTTAGGCCATGCAATTTTCTGTGCTGCGCATCTGTTGGATAAAGACGAGCCGTTTGCTGTCATCCTTCCTGATGTGTTGGTAAAGCCCCAGGTGGGTAGCAATGCCTGTGATTTAGGCAGCATGGTAGGGCGCTGGGATGCCAACGATGCTTCGCAAATTATGGTTGAAGCCGTGCCCAAAGAAGATGTTTACCGCTATGGCATTGTTGATTGTGACGAGCCAGCCGCGGGGGAAAGCGCCAACATGCGCGGTGTTGTAGAAAAGCCATCGCCTGAAGAAGCACCTTCTCGCCTTTCAGTCATTGGTCGTTATGTGCTTCCTTATCGCATCATGGAGTTATTGCGCGACCAACCGCCTGGTGCTGGTAATGAAATCCAGTTGACCGATGCGATTGACCGGTTGATGCAAGAAGGCAAAACTGTACAAGCGTTCCGTATGCATGGCCGTACTTTTGATTGTGGACATATTGAAGGATGGTTAAAAGCCAATACGACGCTCGCTCGCGAAGCGGGTTATGAGGTGTAA
- the pgi gene encoding glucose-6-phosphate isomerase, whose translation MNSPLSNVNPRVYTPVNELHVHAEHLYAQSLSDLLGNDSGCAQQRARALAFTFGSLHIDFSKQRLTTETIGLLTAWAESCGLTAKRQALFAGAEVNPSEKRAALHVAARWPTNEVPPEGMESAAAFCQHQRERMSEMVKRVHRGEWYGATGQAITDIVHIGVGGSDLGPKLISEALADRPSSIKVDVHYVSTMDGAQLLPLMESLNPATTLLVLASKSFTTADTQFNVRTALAWLSHALEVDEATVCRYQLIGVSSKPEKMTDFGIPESQQLVFKEWIGGRFSLWSPIGISVAMQLGLECFDALLEGAHAMDKHFLEAPLASNLPVLMALVGAWNSQFLNIPTHAVLPYDGRLKSLAAYLQQLEMESNGKSVGLDGRSVSHATCPILWGDVGPNGQHAFYQLLHQGSHTVSADFVAVTQRPVAACEKVSRALEAQEQLTLAHCLAQSQLFALGDDAIPPSLRGYMAQGYRGNQPNSVVLLKTLNAWSIGALLALYEHKVFVQSVLWNLNPFDQPGVELGKRLATSLYQTLANEPVEHQNVEDPSTTQLLHKVNEWRKQRNDKGSS comes from the coding sequence ATGAACTCACCGCTTTCTAACGTAAATCCACGTGTTTATACACCAGTAAATGAACTGCATGTGCATGCAGAACATCTTTATGCCCAGTCCTTAAGTGATCTTTTAGGTAATGATTCCGGCTGTGCTCAACAGCGTGCCCGTGCATTGGCATTCACCTTCGGTAGCTTGCATATTGATTTCAGTAAGCAGCGTTTAACGACTGAAACCATCGGGCTTTTAACGGCATGGGCAGAAAGCTGTGGGCTAACTGCTAAACGGCAGGCGCTGTTTGCTGGTGCTGAAGTCAATCCTTCTGAGAAGCGGGCGGCACTGCATGTGGCTGCAAGGTGGCCAACTAACGAAGTGCCACCAGAGGGCATGGAAAGTGCAGCAGCTTTTTGTCAGCACCAGCGTGAACGTATGTCGGAGATGGTTAAGCGGGTCCATCGTGGTGAGTGGTATGGCGCTACCGGGCAAGCGATCACCGATATTGTGCATATTGGTGTGGGGGGCTCTGATTTGGGGCCAAAACTGATCAGTGAAGCGTTAGCAGATCGCCCCAGTAGCATTAAAGTAGACGTGCACTATGTTTCTACGATGGATGGCGCGCAGCTGCTGCCCTTGATGGAGAGCTTAAACCCTGCGACTACGCTGTTGGTGTTGGCCTCCAAATCCTTCACTACCGCAGATACTCAGTTTAACGTACGTACGGCGCTGGCGTGGTTAAGTCACGCACTAGAGGTAGATGAAGCGACCGTTTGTCGTTATCAGTTGATTGGTGTGTCATCTAAGCCTGAAAAAATGACGGATTTTGGCATTCCTGAATCGCAGCAGTTGGTGTTCAAGGAGTGGATCGGTGGTCGCTTTTCGCTGTGGTCGCCTATTGGGATAAGTGTAGCAATGCAGCTTGGCTTGGAGTGCTTCGATGCGCTATTAGAAGGGGCGCATGCCATGGATAAGCATTTTTTGGAGGCGCCGTTAGCATCAAATTTACCAGTATTGATGGCCTTGGTAGGGGCGTGGAACTCGCAATTTTTGAATATTCCCACTCATGCCGTGCTGCCATACGATGGCCGTTTGAAGAGCTTAGCCGCGTATTTGCAACAGTTAGAAATGGAGTCTAACGGTAAAAGTGTTGGCTTGGATGGGCGTTCTGTTTCCCATGCAACATGCCCCATTTTATGGGGAGATGTGGGGCCTAATGGCCAGCATGCGTTTTACCAACTTTTGCATCAAGGTAGCCACACGGTGAGCGCTGATTTTGTGGCGGTTACGCAGCGCCCAGTGGCGGCCTGTGAAAAAGTAAGCCGTGCACTGGAAGCCCAGGAGCAGCTAACCTTAGCTCACTGTTTGGCGCAATCGCAGCTATTTGCGTTGGGTGATGATGCGATTCCTCCATCGCTTCGTGGCTATATGGCTCAAGGGTATCGGGGCAATCAGCCCAATTCTGTTGTATTGTTGAAAACGTTAAATGCATGGTCAATTGGAGCCTTGCTGGCGCTTTATGAACACAAGGTGTTTGTTCAATCGGTCTTATGGAATTTGAACCCTTTCGATCAGCCGGGGGTCGAGCTTGGAAAGCGATTGGCAACAAGCCTGTACCAAACGTTGGCAAATGAGCCAGTTGAGCATCAAAATGTAGAAGATCCGAGTACTACTCAACTGCTGCATAAAGTGAATGAGTGGCGTAAGCAACGAAATGATAAAGGAAGTAGTTAA
- the pgm gene encoding phosphoglucomutase (alpha-D-glucose-1,6-bisphosphate-dependent) codes for MDAIVKAFFDETPDANIAKERVAFGTSGHRGRATDRTFNAAHIFAITQAVVDYRNEAGYQGPMFLGYDTHALSKPAWECALQVLAANKVPVLIEKNHGFTATPLVSRAILQHNHINDLTAPDAALADGLIITPSHNPPEDGGIKYNPSHGGPADTEVTKWIELRANAYLLRQLCDISPAPLEQALAHAQAYDFTAHYVAQLSSVVDMTAIQKDNLTLGVDPMGGTALPVWQAVAEHYGLNLEVVNTSVDASFGFMPLDHDGKIRMDCSSPDAMANLLKIKDRFDLAFGNDPDADRHGIVDANGLMNPNHFLAVCVDYLIGHRPEWAETLNIGKTLVSSSMIDRVVASHHRELYEVPVGFKWFVEGLHQGWLAFGGEESAGASLLTRDGNAWSTDKDGIVLCLLAAEITAVTGKTPSEYYRSLTERFGEPFYKRVDTACTAEEKAAFKKLTADSVTETTLAGDLITAVLVNAPGNGEAIGGLKVTTDSGWFAARPSGTESLYKVYAESFKGPQHLDELIDSATTLLSSVLKG; via the coding sequence ATGGATGCCATCGTTAAGGCGTTTTTTGATGAAACCCCAGATGCCAACATCGCAAAAGAGCGTGTAGCATTTGGAACCTCAGGTCACCGAGGGCGTGCCACAGATCGCACCTTTAACGCGGCACACATTTTTGCGATTACTCAAGCTGTAGTAGATTACCGGAATGAGGCAGGTTACCAAGGCCCTATGTTCCTTGGCTATGATACTCATGCCCTTTCAAAACCCGCATGGGAGTGTGCTTTACAGGTGCTTGCGGCTAACAAAGTACCGGTGCTTATCGAAAAAAATCATGGTTTTACGGCAACGCCGCTTGTAAGTCGAGCGATCTTGCAGCATAACCACATTAATGACCTGACAGCACCAGACGCTGCATTGGCTGATGGCTTAATTATTACGCCTTCCCATAATCCACCTGAAGATGGCGGTATTAAGTACAATCCCTCTCATGGTGGGCCTGCTGACACTGAAGTAACTAAATGGATTGAGCTTCGCGCCAATGCCTATTTGCTACGACAGTTATGTGACATTTCTCCAGCCCCGCTAGAGCAGGCGCTAGCGCACGCGCAAGCGTACGATTTCACGGCCCATTATGTGGCTCAGCTGAGTAGCGTAGTGGATATGACCGCTATTCAAAAAGACAATCTTACGTTGGGTGTCGACCCGATGGGCGGTACCGCCTTGCCTGTATGGCAAGCAGTGGCTGAACACTATGGCTTGAATCTTGAGGTGGTCAATACGTCTGTCGATGCCAGCTTTGGTTTTATGCCACTGGATCATGACGGTAAGATTCGTATGGATTGCTCTAGTCCTGATGCCATGGCTAACCTGTTAAAGATTAAAGATCGATTCGATCTCGCTTTTGGCAACGACCCTGACGCTGATCGCCACGGCATTGTTGATGCCAATGGCTTAATGAACCCGAACCACTTTTTAGCGGTGTGCGTAGACTATTTGATTGGCCATCGACCTGAGTGGGCTGAAACGCTCAACATCGGTAAGACGCTAGTGTCCTCTTCGATGATTGATAGGGTTGTGGCCTCTCATCATCGTGAACTCTATGAAGTACCGGTTGGCTTTAAGTGGTTTGTTGAAGGGCTGCACCAGGGGTGGCTTGCCTTCGGTGGTGAAGAGAGTGCTGGGGCGAGCTTATTAACTCGCGATGGAAATGCTTGGTCTACCGATAAAGACGGCATTGTGCTTTGCTTGTTAGCCGCTGAAATCACCGCAGTCACTGGGAAAACACCCAGTGAATACTACCGTTCCTTAACCGAGCGCTTTGGTGAGCCATTCTACAAGCGTGTAGATACTGCCTGTACAGCAGAAGAAAAAGCGGCCTTTAAGAAGCTTACTGCTGACAGTGTTACGGAAACCACGTTAGCCGGTGACCTGATTACCGCTGTGTTGGTTAATGCCCCGGGCAACGGAGAGGCCATTGGTGGTTTGAAGGTAACCACTGACAGTGGCTGGTTTGCTGCGCGCCCCAGCGGTACTGAATCGCTCTATAAAGTGTACGCTGAAAGCTTTAAAGGCCCGCAGCATTTAGATGAACTGATTGATAGTGCCACCACGCTGCTTTCCAGTGTGCTAAAGGGGTAA
- a CDS encoding glycosyltransferase yields the protein MQNNTFIVLSDSGLPTEDIYFLESAAPALRRQGATIERAVASRSFGAAWRHGRSFLHQYAGANLLLCRSLPLGWLRWLERHRQAFGYIGYLIDDDIGAAAHDTTLPPAYRKRMARVAKFQPRLMVLSNEVIACSDVLAERFRPHHPCVSVLTPPLIATLPMKTHFESSPSASAPWRIGFHGTRAHLDDLLNIAPALQAIQYTRDDTQLELMLGKHTPSALVELPNVLAPGPLPWHAFRSYQAKCHLHIGLAPLLNTPFNQGKSFIKFLDIAAMGGVGVYSNRYPYTDVVNDGINGLLVEDDPEAWQAAIEQLLNNPIATAKMAHQAAKDASEIGNPQRAINFWQARANQSNVNEGAS from the coding sequence GTGCAAAATAATACGTTTATCGTTCTTAGCGATAGTGGCCTGCCCACTGAAGATATCTACTTTCTCGAATCAGCAGCTCCGGCGCTGCGACGTCAGGGGGCAACGATTGAGCGCGCTGTTGCTTCGCGCTCTTTTGGTGCGGCTTGGCGTCATGGCCGCTCTTTTTTACACCAGTATGCTGGCGCAAATTTGTTGCTATGCCGCTCGCTGCCGTTGGGCTGGCTGCGCTGGCTAGAACGGCATCGCCAAGCATTTGGCTATATCGGTTATCTAATTGATGATGATATTGGGGCGGCCGCCCATGACACTACGTTGCCGCCAGCTTACCGAAAACGTATGGCGCGCGTTGCTAAGTTTCAGCCCCGCTTAATGGTATTAAGCAATGAAGTAATTGCGTGCAGCGATGTTTTGGCTGAGCGTTTTCGTCCTCATCACCCGTGCGTATCAGTCTTAACGCCGCCTCTTATCGCTACGCTGCCAATGAAGACCCACTTTGAGTCATCTCCTTCAGCCTCGGCACCGTGGCGAATCGGTTTCCACGGTACTCGAGCCCACCTGGATGACTTGTTGAACATTGCTCCTGCTTTGCAGGCTATTCAGTACACTCGCGACGACACACAGCTTGAGCTGATGCTGGGTAAGCATACACCAAGCGCCTTGGTAGAATTACCCAATGTTTTGGCACCAGGCCCGCTACCTTGGCACGCTTTTCGCAGTTATCAGGCTAAGTGCCACCTGCACATTGGTTTGGCGCCGTTATTAAATACGCCCTTTAATCAGGGCAAGTCGTTTATTAAGTTTCTGGATATTGCTGCGATGGGCGGAGTGGGCGTCTACTCTAACCGTTATCCTTATACCGACGTGGTAAATGATGGGATTAATGGGCTGTTAGTAGAGGATGACCCAGAGGCTTGGCAAGCTGCTATTGAACAGCTACTTAATAATCCTATCGCGACGGCTAAAATGGCGCACCAAGCCGCGAAAGATGCCAGTGAAATCGGTAATCCGCAGCGTGCTATAAACTTTTGGCAGGCACGCGCGAACCAATCAAATGTAAATGAGGGAGCAAGTTGA
- the galE gene encoding UDP-glucose 4-epimerase GalE, which translates to MKVLVVGGAGYIGSHMVKQLARQGHDVVVLDNLSTGFRSLARYGKLVVGDLADTNLLEQLFQQYTFDGVMHFAAASLVGESVQQPGKYYRNNVSNTLNLLEVMVRHGTRHFIFSSTAATFGEPEYVPIDEAHAQTPINPYGASKLMVERILQDFYNAHGLNSVCLRYFNACGGDPEGDIGECHDPETHLIPIILQAASGRRSHITVFGRDYATEDGTCVRDYIHVEDLCSAHALALHALNAQQLKGALAYNLGNGLGYSVQQVISAVQKVVAEDGKEVIVEEGQRRPGDPATLVADATLAKEALDWRPQYADLETIIRHAWAWEKKVVLSAE; encoded by the coding sequence ATGAAGGTATTGGTAGTGGGTGGCGCAGGTTATATTGGATCTCATATGGTGAAGCAGTTAGCTCGCCAAGGTCATGATGTGGTGGTTTTAGATAATCTTTCCACCGGTTTTCGTTCTTTGGCCAGGTACGGAAAACTGGTAGTTGGCGATTTAGCTGATACCAATTTACTTGAGCAGCTATTCCAACAATATACTTTTGATGGCGTGATGCACTTTGCTGCTGCAAGCTTAGTGGGCGAGTCTGTTCAGCAACCAGGTAAGTATTACCGTAACAATGTATCCAACACGCTTAACCTACTAGAGGTGATGGTTAGGCATGGCACACGACACTTTATATTTTCTTCCACTGCGGCCACATTTGGCGAGCCAGAGTATGTGCCTATTGATGAAGCCCATGCTCAAACACCTATCAACCCTTACGGTGCTAGCAAGCTAATGGTTGAGCGTATATTGCAGGATTTTTACAATGCTCATGGCCTTAACTCCGTTTGTTTGCGTTATTTCAACGCCTGCGGAGGAGACCCTGAAGGCGATATTGGTGAGTGCCACGATCCTGAAACGCACCTGATACCTATTATTTTACAGGCGGCATCAGGCAGACGCAGTCACATTACAGTTTTTGGACGCGACTACGCGACCGAAGATGGCACTTGTGTACGTGATTATATCCATGTCGAAGATTTGTGTTCTGCTCATGCTCTTGCATTACATGCATTGAACGCGCAACAGTTAAAGGGAGCGCTTGCTTATAACTTGGGTAATGGGCTGGGATATTCTGTTCAACAAGTAATTTCTGCTGTGCAAAAGGTAGTGGCTGAAGATGGCAAAGAGGTCATTGTCGAAGAAGGTCAGCGGCGTCCTGGTGATCCTGCAACGTTAGTGGCAGATGCTACCCTGGCAAAAGAAGCTTTGGATTGGCGGCCACAATATGCTGATTTAGAAACAATTATTCGTCATGCATGGGCTTGGGAAAAGAAAGTCGTTCTTAGCGCAGAATAG
- a CDS encoding FkbM family methyltransferase gives MNIIFLKSDVNLIEDVLGNYDLSKLLNDKAYNLLTSMSIDGVLSIRQRHDIADVLRDMATSLEWLDLVQAHKLMKRALYYRPDGPFLNKKMQQYCRYLEVAKNGLCEVNGVSLSFPKQPPISLLRSLADGSYEHKEAELVAYAIDRDDRVLELGAGVGFMGITVMRCCEPAHYVAYEANPELLSYIQHNQKLNNISFDIHNAVLLEEESTQPFYVTPAFWGSSLLQPKEGAYQQVEVPALNKHLVMAELLPTVLIIDIEGGESAFFEGLNLNSVMKIIVEIHPQILTDSELTAIYKTLIDAGFLLDFKVSGRQELFWYRRDIKEAA, from the coding sequence GTGAATATTATTTTTTTAAAATCAGATGTTAACCTTATTGAAGATGTATTAGGGAATTATGATCTCTCAAAATTGTTAAACGATAAGGCATATAACTTATTGACAAGCATGTCGATTGACGGCGTGCTGTCAATTCGTCAACGCCATGATATTGCCGATGTATTGCGTGATATGGCGACATCTTTGGAGTGGTTGGATCTTGTTCAGGCGCACAAGTTAATGAAGCGTGCTTTGTATTATCGTCCAGATGGGCCTTTTCTGAACAAAAAGATGCAACAATATTGTCGGTATTTAGAAGTAGCTAAAAACGGCCTGTGTGAGGTAAATGGTGTTTCACTCTCTTTTCCGAAGCAGCCACCTATATCTTTACTTCGATCTCTGGCAGATGGCAGCTATGAACATAAGGAGGCCGAGCTGGTAGCATATGCTATTGATCGAGACGATCGTGTTCTCGAGCTTGGCGCGGGGGTTGGGTTTATGGGGATAACGGTGATGCGTTGCTGCGAACCTGCTCATTACGTGGCGTATGAGGCTAATCCAGAGCTGCTCTCTTATATTCAACATAATCAAAAATTAAATAATATTAGTTTTGATATACATAATGCTGTGCTTTTAGAGGAAGAAAGTACACAGCCATTTTATGTAACACCTGCGTTTTGGGGCAGTAGCTTACTACAGCCTAAAGAAGGAGCGTATCAGCAGGTAGAAGTTCCGGCACTTAATAAGCATCTTGTTATGGCAGAGCTGCTTCCCACAGTGCTTATTATTGATATTGAAGGTGGTGAATCTGCATTTTTTGAAGGATTGAATTTAAACAGTGTTATGAAGATTATTGTTGAAATTCATCCGCAGATACTAACGGATTCTGAGTTAACTGCTATTTACAAAACGCTTATTGACGCTGGTTTTTTATTAGATTTTAAAGTGTCGGGTAGGCAAGAGCTATTTTGGTATCGGCGTGACATTAAGGAGGCAGCATGA
- a CDS encoding polysaccharide pyruvyl transferase family protein: MQNASKIGFIGNPSGLPHGSKDNTGNIVHGYAARSFFKDWVKVGTNTSADNIARTRESITHLGFVTATMLHVNRTPKYIASHENVADFIEKLDLPVTTFGFGCQAELGQSIKDAKVDDRSVRLLKAISDRAESIAVRGEFTAELCNKYGVKNVEVIGCQSAYFGGLQNRDRKDAFFNKFNASEEKSGVYLSLGPDESKLLEIAINSGSNIIGQGDPTEERISTGDLSREDFLKNGNAHWEPPYLLRMFESGKVSKSDYFNYIKKSFYKFYTVEDWVNHFSDGYGFCYGTRFHGNMIAFWAGVPSLWIAHDMRTFELCEHLKLPYIMHDKLQQFSSADELYELCDYSSYWNAFDNRLSDFARYLKVNNVDQFLSENYRSSLIV, translated from the coding sequence ATGCAAAATGCTAGTAAAATTGGATTTATTGGCAATCCTAGTGGTCTTCCTCATGGCAGCAAAGATAATACGGGAAATATTGTTCATGGATATGCTGCCCGTTCTTTTTTTAAAGATTGGGTTAAGGTAGGGACAAATACTAGCGCAGATAATATTGCTAGGACTCGTGAAAGTATTACTCATTTGGGATTCGTTACAGCAACTATGCTACATGTAAACAGGACTCCTAAATATATTGCTTCACACGAAAATGTGGCTGATTTTATTGAAAAACTTGATTTACCAGTCACTACATTTGGATTTGGATGTCAAGCAGAACTCGGGCAGAGTATTAAAGACGCTAAAGTCGATGATCGTTCAGTTCGACTTCTAAAGGCTATATCTGATCGCGCAGAATCAATTGCAGTAAGAGGTGAATTTACAGCGGAGCTTTGTAATAAATATGGCGTCAAGAATGTCGAAGTCATAGGTTGTCAATCTGCTTATTTTGGAGGACTTCAAAACCGAGATAGAAAAGATGCTTTCTTTAATAAATTTAATGCTAGCGAAGAAAAATCTGGTGTGTACCTGTCTCTTGGGCCTGATGAAAGCAAGTTGCTGGAAATCGCAATTAATAGTGGGAGTAATATTATTGGTCAAGGTGATCCAACTGAAGAGAGAATTTCTACTGGAGATCTAAGTCGTGAAGACTTTTTGAAAAATGGTAATGCTCATTGGGAACCACCTTATTTACTTAGGATGTTCGAAAGTGGTAAGGTAAGCAAGAGTGATTATTTTAATTACATTAAAAAAAGTTTTTATAAGTTCTATACTGTAGAAGATTGGGTTAACCATTTTTCAGATGGATATGGATTCTGTTATGGAACCCGTTTCCATGGTAATATGATCGCTTTTTGGGCCGGTGTTCCTTCGCTTTGGATAGCGCATGATATGAGAACTTTTGAACTGTGTGAGCATTTGAAACTTCCTTATATAATGCATGATAAACTGCAGCAATTTTCTAGTGCTGATGAGTTGTATGAGCTGTGTGATTACTCTAGTTACTGGAACGCTTTTGATAATCGATTAAGTGATTTTGCTAGATATTTGAAGGTTAATAATGTCGATCAGTTTTTGAGTGAAAATTATCGTAGCAGTTTGATTGTTTGA